In Solanum stenotomum isolate F172 chromosome 6, ASM1918654v1, whole genome shotgun sequence, one DNA window encodes the following:
- the LOC125867954 gene encoding ATP-citrate synthase alpha chain protein 2-like, with the protein MARKKIREYDSKRLLKEHFKRLGGYDLAIKSAQVTESTDINELAEKEPWLNSTKLVVKPDMLFGKRGKSGLVALNLDLAQVATFVKERLGKEVEMGGCKGPITTFIVEPFIPHNEEFYLNIVSERLGCSVSFSECGGIDIEENWDKVKTIFVPTGTSFTSEICAPLVATLPLEIKGVIEEFLKVIYALFQDLDFTFLEMNPFTLVEGKPYPLDMRGELDDTAAFKNFKKWGNLEFPLPFGRVMSATESFIHGLDEKTSASLKFTVLNPKGRIWTMVAGGGASVIYADTVGDLGYASELGNYAEYSGAPNEEEVLQYARVVIDCATANPDGRKRALVIGGGIANFTDVAATFSGIIRALKEKESKLKAASMNIYVRRGGPNYQKGLAKMRSLGEEIGIPIEVYGPEETMTGICKQAIECITAAA; encoded by the exons atggccaGGAAGAAGATCAGAGAGTATGATTCAAAGAGATTGTTGAAAGAGCATTTCAAGAGACTTGGAGGTTATGATTTGGCTATCAAATCTGCACAG GTGACAGAGTCTACTGACATCAATGAGCTAGCAGAGAAAGAGCcttggctcaactcaacaaagTTGGTTGTAAAGCCTGATATGTTGTTTGGCAAGCGTGGAAAGAGTGGACTAGTCGCCTTGAATCTTGATCTTGCTCAAGTTGCTACTTTTGTGAAGGAGCGCCTTGGCAAAGAG GTGGAGATGGGCGGATGCAAAGGTCCTATCACGACCTTTATTGTTGAGCCATTCATCCCTCACAACGAAGAGTTTTATCTTAATATTGTCTCAGAGAGGCTTGGTTGCAGTGTAAGCTTTTCTGAATGTGGAGGAATTGACATCGAAGAGAACTGGGACAAG GTTAAGACCATCTTTGTGCCGACCGGGACTTCTTTTACATCAGAGATATGTGCTCCACTTGTTGCCACTCTACCATTGGAG ATTAAGGGTGTCATTGAGGAGTTCCTCAAAGTGATTTACGCTCTATTTCAAG ATCTCGACTTCACTTTCCTAGAGATGAATCCTTTCACATTGGTTGAAGGAAAGCCTTATCCTTTGGATATGAGGGGAGAGCTTGATGACACTGCTGCTTTCAAGAACTTCAAAAA GTGGGGAAATCTTGAATTTCCATTGCCATTTGGAAGGGTTATGAGTGCTACAGAGAGCTTCATTCATGGGCTTGATGAAAAG ACAAGTGCATCTCTGAAGTTCACAGTCTTGAACCCCAAGGGGCGAATTTGGACTATGGTTGCTGGTGGAGGAGCTAGTGTCATCTATGCAGATACT GTAGGTGATCTTGGATATGCTTCTGAGCTTGGGAACTATGCAGAGTACAGTGGTGCTCCCAATGAAGAAGAGGTCTTGCAGTATGCTAGAGTTGTAATTGAT TGTGCCACTGCAAATCCTGATGGCCGTAAGAGAGCCCTCGTGATTGGTGGTGGAATAGCCAACTTCACTGACGTTGCTGCTACATTTAGTGGTATTATTCGAGCTCTTAAGGAGAAG GAGTCAAAACTTAAAGCTGCTAGTATGAACATATATGTTAGAAGAGGAGGTCCAAACTACCAAAAAGGTCTCGCAAAAATGAGGTCTCTTGGCGAGGAAATTGGCATCCCAATTGAG GTTTATGGACCTGAGGAAACCATGACTGGCATCTGCAAACAGGCTATTGAGTGCATCACTGCAGCTGCATAA
- the LOC125867968 gene encoding uncharacterized protein LOC125867968, whose amino-acid sequence MAGVSVLQPQDVLKHHVSYRRSRQRNSTCNPLPNANPKNNRRKRSPEKNGSAEFSTVKILKRGQVWKENKGEDLVLSTTDMVLKHTRIAELYAGSGFSSSPPPSSLPVPAFFKKKSEDNLDATSDLRRLLRLDLAD is encoded by the coding sequence ATGGCCGGAGTTTCCGTTCTTCAGCCACAAGATGTTCTCAAACACCACGTAAGTTATCGTCGATCTCGACAACGGAATTCCACTTGTAACCCTCTACCTAACGCTAACCCTAAGAATAACCGAAGAAAGCGAAGTCCAGAGAAAAATGGATCTGCTGAGTTTTCCACTGTGAAAATTCTTAAGCGCGGTCAAGTGTGGAAGGAAAACAAGGGTGAAGATTTGGTGTTGTCCACTACGGATATGGTGCTTAAGCACACAAGGATTGCTGAACTCTATGCTGGATCGGGTTTCTCTTCCTCGCCGCCACCAAGCTCTTTGCCTGTGCCGGCTTTCTTCAAGAAGAAAAGTGAAGATAACCTCGACGCTACAAGTGACTTGAGGCGTCTTCTCAGGCTCGATCTGGCGGACTAG